In Synechocystis sp. PCC 6714, the following are encoded in one genomic region:
- a CDS encoding NAD(P)H-quinone oxidoreductase subunit 4: MLEHFPWLTTIIALPLVAALFIPLIPDKDGKQVRWYALGVGLADFVLMSYVFWTNYDISNNGFQLQEKFSWIPQFGLSWSVSVDGISMPLVLLAGLVTTLSIFAAWQVNHKPRLFYFLMLVLYAAQIGVFVAQDMLLLFIMWELELVPVYLLVCIWGGQRRQYAAMKFLLYTAAASIFILVAALGLAFYGDVTTFDIAELGLKNYPIALEIFLYAGLLIAFGVKLAIFPFHTWLPDAHGEASAPVSMILAGVLLKMGGYGLIRLNLGLLEDAHVYFAPILVILGVVNIIYGGFSSFAQDNMKRRLAYSSVSHMGFVLLGIASFTDLGISGAMLQMLSHGLIAAVLFFLAGVTYDRTHTLSLAQMGNIGKVMPTVFALFTMGAMASLALPGMSGFVSELAVFVGVSSSDIYSTPFKTVTVFLAAVGLVLTPIYLLSMLRQLFYGNNIPPSCNLEQDSLSPNSDQEAVCFGTNCVLPGNAIYDDARPREIFIAACFLLPIIGVGLYPKIATQVYDATTVAVNNQVRQSYVQIAETNPRVYAEALTAPHIPTTDFATVKVQP; the protein is encoded by the coding sequence ATGTTGGAACACTTCCCCTGGCTGACAACGATCATTGCCCTGCCGTTAGTCGCCGCCCTCTTCATTCCGTTAATTCCCGACAAAGATGGCAAACAAGTCCGCTGGTATGCCCTAGGTGTAGGTCTAGCGGATTTTGTTTTGATGAGCTACGTTTTTTGGACTAACTACGACATCAGCAATAACGGTTTTCAGCTCCAGGAAAAATTTAGCTGGATTCCCCAATTTGGGCTCAGCTGGAGTGTTTCCGTGGATGGCATCTCCATGCCCCTAGTGTTATTGGCCGGATTGGTTACCACCCTTTCAATTTTTGCCGCCTGGCAAGTGAACCATAAGCCCCGCCTGTTCTACTTTTTAATGCTGGTGCTCTATGCAGCCCAGATAGGCGTTTTTGTCGCCCAGGATATGCTCCTACTATTCATCATGTGGGAACTGGAATTGGTGCCAGTTTACCTTCTCGTTTGTATCTGGGGTGGCCAAAGACGGCAGTATGCAGCCATGAAATTTTTGCTCTACACCGCTGCCGCTTCCATCTTCATTCTTGTTGCCGCCCTGGGCTTAGCCTTCTATGGTGATGTGACCACCTTTGACATTGCCGAACTTGGTCTAAAAAATTATCCGATCGCCTTGGAAATCTTTTTATACGCCGGCCTACTGATTGCCTTTGGCGTTAAATTAGCCATTTTCCCCTTCCATACCTGGTTGCCCGATGCCCACGGAGAAGCCTCTGCCCCTGTCTCCATGATTCTGGCCGGAGTACTGCTAAAAATGGGTGGTTATGGCCTAATCCGTTTGAACCTTGGCCTATTGGAAGATGCCCACGTTTACTTTGCGCCCATCCTAGTCATCCTTGGGGTAGTTAACATCATCTACGGTGGTTTTTCCTCCTTTGCCCAGGACAACATGAAGCGCCGCTTGGCCTACTCCTCCGTTTCCCACATGGGCTTTGTGCTACTGGGCATTGCTTCATTTACTGACTTGGGTATCAGTGGGGCCATGTTGCAGATGCTCTCCCACGGTTTAATTGCCGCCGTACTCTTTTTCCTTGCCGGTGTCACCTATGACCGGACCCACACCCTTTCCTTGGCCCAGATGGGGAACATTGGCAAAGTAATGCCCACGGTTTTTGCCCTGTTCACCATGGGAGCTATGGCATCCCTAGCCCTCCCCGGCATGAGCGGTTTTGTCAGTGAATTAGCTGTATTCGTTGGGGTCAGCTCCAGTGATATTTACAGCACCCCCTTTAAAACGGTGACCGTGTTCCTCGCTGCGGTGGGTCTAGTGCTGACTCCTATTTACCTACTATCGATGTTGCGCCAACTCTTCTACGGTAACAACATCCCCCCTTCTTGTAACCTAGAGCAGGATAGTCTCTCCCCCAATTCTGACCAAGAAGCTGTTTGCTTTGGCACCAATTGTGTACTGCCCGGCAATGCCATCTATGACGATGCCCGGCCCCGGGAAATTTTCATTGCGGCTTGCTTCCTGCTACCGATTATCGGGGTGGGTCTTTATCCTAAAATAGCTACCCAAGTTTACGATGCGACCACAGTAGCCGTGAACAATCAAGTCCGCCAATCCTACGTACAGATTGCGGAAACCAATCCCCGGGTCTATGCGGAAGCTTTAACTGCTCCCCACATTCCCACCACGGACTTTGCCACTGTCAAAGTTCAACCCTAG
- a CDS encoding EAL domain-containing protein has product MNPSNAQLTARHYRAGDPIFSEGDQGNFAYIVEEGQVEIWTELHGDRRVLNVLPPGSLFGELALVDAKPRSASASALTDCILSLVTPDQVNQRIDTADPILRLLLLVVIGHFRSESNNFRGTSEPTLALDAALTKAKLSLKERITDAVDMIRLEGEMKEAIAKEQFHLVYQPIVFMDDLRIEGFEALIRWQSPKRGFVRPDRFIQVAEATDLIIPIGQWVIEQGLKDLKTLQTKFNPDLLMSFNIVGRQTNSEDFIPWLLEKVDHYGLTPDKVKLEIIERTLFSGESSAPWIENCRSQGFALVLDDFGTGYSSLQYLNEYKIDRVKIDKSFVDGLGTNQNSESICSAILQLSHALGMTVVAEGIETQAQLEILQSLGCDYGQGYLFSRPLPFGQVMALAQDTFR; this is encoded by the coding sequence ATGAATCCCTCCAATGCCCAACTTACTGCTCGTCATTACCGGGCTGGTGATCCCATTTTCAGTGAAGGAGATCAGGGTAATTTTGCCTATATCGTCGAAGAAGGGCAGGTGGAAATTTGGACAGAACTCCATGGCGATCGCCGGGTGCTGAATGTATTGCCACCGGGTAGTTTATTTGGGGAATTGGCACTGGTGGATGCCAAACCCCGTTCTGCTTCAGCTTCCGCCCTAACGGATTGCATTCTTTCTCTGGTCACCCCAGATCAAGTTAACCAACGCATCGACACGGCCGACCCCATTTTACGCCTGCTATTGTTGGTGGTGATAGGACATTTTCGTTCTGAAAGCAATAATTTTCGTGGTACCAGTGAGCCGACTTTAGCCTTGGATGCAGCCCTGACTAAAGCTAAACTTTCCCTCAAAGAACGCATCACTGATGCAGTGGATATGATCCGTTTAGAAGGGGAAATGAAAGAGGCGATCGCCAAGGAACAATTCCATCTGGTATACCAGCCCATTGTTTTCATGGATGACCTACGCATCGAAGGGTTTGAAGCTCTAATCCGTTGGCAAAGTCCTAAACGGGGCTTCGTACGCCCTGATCGTTTTATCCAGGTGGCGGAGGCAACAGACTTAATTATTCCCATTGGTCAATGGGTAATTGAACAAGGATTGAAAGATTTAAAAACTTTACAGACAAAATTTAACCCGGATCTGTTGATGAGTTTCAATATTGTTGGTCGGCAAACCAACAGTGAAGATTTTATTCCCTGGCTACTAGAAAAGGTAGACCACTATGGGCTAACCCCCGATAAGGTAAAGCTAGAGATCATCGAACGCACCCTTTTTAGCGGCGAAAGCTCTGCTCCCTGGATTGAAAATTGCCGTTCCCAAGGTTTTGCGTTAGTGTTGGACGATTTTGGTACAGGTTATTCCAGCTTACAATACCTGAATGAGTACAAAATTGATCGGGTAAAAATTGATAAATCCTTTGTGGATGGCTTGGGCACCAATCAAAACAGTGAAAGTATTTGCTCTGCCATTTTGCAACTCTCCCACGCCTTGGGCATGACAGTAGTAGCCGAAGGCATTGAAACCCAAGCACAACTAGAGATTTTGCAATCCCTTGGTTGCGACTACGGCCAGGGTTATTTATTTTCTCGACCCCTACCTTTTGGTCAAGTAATGGCCCTGGCTCAAGATACTTTCCGTTAG
- a CDS encoding ABC transporter ATP-binding protein — protein sequence MAQVIVENLYKSFPTQGKNKAKDGGTVNVLKAINLEVADGEFMVLVGPSGCGKSTLLRLIAGLETVTGGQIYIGDRRVNDLPPKARDIAMVFQNYALYPHLSVYDNIAFGLRRMPDRENSQTEDKLPRWVGDSLRGITKPLPKSLHYLSTQEKLLGQRVNQVAQQLQIDHLLDRLPKQLSGGQKQRVALGRAIARNPQVFLMDEPLSNLDAKLRAETRSQIVQIQRQLGITTIYVTHDQTEAMTMGDRIAVLNQGVIQQIASPLTLYNQPANRFVAEFIGSPPMNFFTLKVVSANLLQHPAFALNLPESWQGLVAPYVGRSLILGVRPESFTPSTEGSEAFPIKVNLVEALGNDTFIYAHLVTEPELTLQARIAPDHPLQVGEQLWLAINPHKIHLFDAKTEQAINQR from the coding sequence GTGGCCCAGGTAATTGTCGAAAATCTCTACAAAAGTTTCCCCACCCAAGGCAAAAATAAAGCTAAAGACGGCGGAACAGTGAATGTGCTTAAGGCCATTAACCTGGAAGTTGCCGACGGGGAGTTTATGGTTCTGGTGGGGCCGTCCGGTTGTGGCAAAAGTACTCTCCTCCGGTTAATTGCGGGGCTGGAAACCGTTACGGGGGGACAGATTTACATTGGCGATCGCCGGGTGAACGATTTACCGCCCAAGGCCCGGGACATTGCCATGGTGTTCCAGAACTATGCCCTCTATCCCCACCTAAGTGTTTACGACAACATTGCCTTTGGTTTACGGCGCATGCCCGATCGGGAAAATAGTCAAACTGAGGATAAATTACCCCGTTGGGTAGGGGACAGTTTGCGGGGAATCACCAAACCCTTACCAAAATCTTTGCACTACCTTTCTACCCAGGAAAAACTTCTGGGACAACGGGTCAACCAAGTGGCCCAACAATTGCAAATTGACCATTTGCTAGACCGACTGCCCAAACAATTATCCGGTGGCCAAAAGCAACGGGTGGCCCTCGGTCGGGCGATCGCCAGGAATCCCCAGGTTTTTTTAATGGATGAACCCCTGTCCAACCTGGATGCGAAGCTAAGGGCGGAAACCCGCAGTCAGATTGTGCAAATTCAGCGACAACTGGGCATTACCACCATTTACGTCACCCACGACCAAACCGAAGCCATGACCATGGGCGATCGCATCGCGGTGCTCAACCAAGGGGTAATACAACAAATTGCTTCCCCGTTAACCCTGTATAACCAACCGGCGAACCGTTTTGTGGCCGAATTTATTGGTTCCCCGCCGATGAACTTTTTTACCCTCAAAGTAGTTTCCGCTAACCTGTTGCAACATCCGGCCTTTGCCCTCAATTTGCCAGAATCCTGGCAGGGTTTAGTGGCCCCCTACGTCGGTCGTTCCTTAATTTTAGGAGTACGGCCAGAAAGTTTTACCCCCAGCACCGAAGGCTCCGAAGCATTTCCCATCAAGGTAAATTTGGTAGAAGCCCTTGGGAACGATACTTTCATCTATGCCCATTTAGTTACCGAACCGGAACTGACCCTCCAGGCCCGCATTGCCCCCGATCATCCACTCCAGGTTGGAGAACAACTCTGGTTGGCGATCAACCCCCACAAAATCCATCTTTTTGACGCTAAAACCGAGCAGGCAATCAATCAACGTTGA
- a CDS encoding GAF domain-containing protein gives MVKRNAQRQKKLLELGLLANGNSTFFEEATQIIARNLGLPICLASLMVEDEILINSAVGMCSLGLANSVVFSRRISRSDAYCTLVVDSAMPLMVTDALTEPFFAEGELCQHYGIRAYLGTPLLTRDGICLGALAVLGFSPHRFTEQDLALLNMTARWCMGEIECQAHLNGNNSNIHQSDNSSAQLSPIAVANHQSASVSEEKFYPKEESYHSPEAVKLQLVPYHLSRIQRDLTSIIGMASVVNSGVFGELNEKQKQYLEIIHQSGQRIGQAIEEILEMERIRPDRQGLRISNVNLELLGEYWRDKMATILSQNQLNFNLSLESGLKYWPLDRVKVRQGIYYLLLSLLGEGITNGTLRIQASSDREYLHFSVWADYPQIALQDLLIPGTSHGGPLQEHPEENQGEVIVPLTLEHLALKLQGHSQENQGHHCQRILALILSFYFIKSHQGKIFLQGSDTTGYYYLVQWPAISSQISTNHGREKFSPSTPLPI, from the coding sequence ATGGTCAAAAGAAATGCCCAACGGCAAAAAAAGCTATTGGAGTTGGGTTTATTGGCCAATGGGAACAGCACCTTTTTTGAGGAAGCCACCCAAATCATTGCCCGCAATCTGGGGCTCCCCATTTGCTTAGCTAGTTTGATGGTAGAAGACGAAATCCTAATTAATTCTGCGGTGGGAATGTGTAGTCTGGGTTTAGCCAACTCGGTTGTGTTTTCCCGGCGGATCAGTCGCAGTGATGCTTACTGCACCCTGGTGGTGGATAGTGCCATGCCACTAATGGTTACCGATGCCCTGACGGAACCATTTTTTGCTGAGGGAGAATTATGCCAGCATTATGGCATTAGGGCTTACTTAGGAACTCCCCTGTTAACGAGGGACGGTATTTGTCTTGGGGCTTTGGCAGTGTTGGGCTTTTCTCCCCATCGATTTACGGAACAGGATTTAGCTCTGCTCAATATGACTGCCCGTTGGTGTATGGGGGAAATTGAATGTCAAGCCCATCTCAACGGTAATAATAGCAATATTCATCAATCAGACAATAGTTCTGCTCAGTTGAGTCCGATCGCCGTCGCTAATCATCAGTCTGCATCTGTCAGCGAAGAGAAGTTTTATCCAAAGGAGGAGTCATACCATTCCCCAGAGGCGGTCAAACTACAATTAGTCCCCTATCACCTCAGCCGTATTCAACGGGATTTAACGTCAATAATTGGCATGGCCAGTGTGGTCAACAGTGGAGTTTTTGGGGAATTAAATGAGAAGCAAAAACAATATCTAGAAATTATTCACCAGAGTGGACAAAGGATCGGTCAAGCTATCGAAGAAATCCTAGAAATGGAGCGAATCAGGCCCGATCGCCAGGGTCTAAGGATCAGCAATGTCAATTTAGAATTATTGGGGGAATATTGGCGCGATAAAATGGCAACCATACTTAGCCAAAATCAATTGAACTTTAACCTTTCCTTAGAGTCAGGCTTGAAATATTGGCCCCTGGACAGGGTCAAAGTTAGGCAAGGAATATACTATCTTCTCCTCAGTTTATTGGGGGAGGGGATAACCAATGGCACATTACGCATCCAGGCTTCTTCGGACCGAGAATACTTGCATTTCTCTGTCTGGGCCGACTATCCCCAGATAGCTCTACAGGATCTACTAATCCCGGGCACATCCCATGGTGGGCCCCTGCAAGAACACCCAGAAGAAAATCAGGGAGAAGTGATTGTACCATTAACTTTGGAACACTTAGCCCTCAAACTACAGGGCCATAGTCAGGAAAATCAGGGCCACCATTGCCAACGGATTTTAGCCCTAATCCTCAGTTTTTATTTCATCAAAAGTCATCAAGGAAAAATTTTTCTGCAGGGCAGCGACACCACTGGTTATTACTACTTGGTACAATGGCCCGCCATATCATCTCAAATAAGTACAAACCATGGTAGAGAAAAATTTTCGCCCTCCACACCCTTGCCTATTTAG
- a CDS encoding TIGR01777 family oxidoreductase has protein sequence MKIILTGATGFVGRALVPMLHQQGHGLTLLVRSVAKAQRLFPPSSFPNLTAIAYEATKTGDWQKAVDGQDAVINLAGEPISERWTESYKTAIFDSRKLGTEKLVEAIAKAERKPQVMISGSAIGYYGTSETETFAENSTAGDDFLAEVCQAWENAAQQVEKLGIRLVIFRIGIVLGADGGALGKMLPPFKLFAGGPLGSGEQWFSWIDRRDLIALIDKALTDSTLRGAYNATAPNPVKMKDFCHTLGKVLARPSWLPVPDIALELLLGEGAKLVLEGQRVLPEAIAKTRFQFQAPDLETSLRQTLGS, from the coding sequence ATGAAAATTATTTTGACTGGAGCGACGGGTTTTGTGGGGCGTGCTTTGGTGCCCATGCTACATCAACAGGGCCATGGGCTAACTTTATTGGTGCGGAGTGTGGCCAAGGCCCAACGGCTATTTCCCCCCTCAAGCTTTCCCAACCTAACGGCGATCGCCTATGAAGCGACTAAAACCGGAGACTGGCAAAAGGCCGTTGATGGCCAAGATGCGGTGATTAATTTAGCGGGGGAACCCATTTCGGAACGGTGGACGGAGAGTTATAAAACAGCGATTTTTGACAGTAGAAAACTGGGTACGGAAAAGTTGGTGGAGGCGATCGCCAAAGCGGAACGGAAGCCCCAGGTAATGATTTCCGGGTCAGCCATTGGTTACTACGGCACCAGCGAGACAGAGACTTTTGCTGAAAATAGTACTGCCGGGGATGATTTTCTGGCGGAGGTTTGTCAGGCGTGGGAAAATGCTGCCCAGCAAGTAGAGAAATTGGGGATTAGGTTAGTAATTTTTCGCATTGGTATTGTGCTGGGGGCCGATGGGGGAGCATTGGGCAAAATGTTGCCACCATTCAAACTCTTTGCCGGCGGGCCTTTGGGCAGTGGAGAGCAGTGGTTTTCCTGGATTGATCGCCGGGACTTAATTGCTTTGATAGATAAGGCTTTAACGGACTCAACTTTACGAGGAGCATACAATGCCACTGCGCCTAATCCAGTCAAAATGAAGGATTTTTGCCACACCTTGGGCAAAGTGTTAGCCCGTCCTTCCTGGTTGCCGGTGCCGGATATTGCGTTGGAATTATTGCTGGGGGAAGGGGCTAAATTAGTACTGGAAGGTCAACGGGTTCTGCCGGAGGCGATCGCCAAAACCAGGTTTCAATTCCAGGCTCCAGATTTAGAAACCAGTTTGCGGCAAACTTTGGGGAGTTAA
- a CDS encoding SWIM zinc finger family protein, which translates to MTEVQIEQRQWWVDRWLELLDSYRFKKRLERARNYAREGNVLSLQFVESQLTALVQGTEVEPYQVTLGLDCFSDEDWHYVVATLAQQALYAAQLLSGAMPPSIEQVFVQNGLNLFPFTLGEIHSRCTCPDQANPCKHIGAVYYQLADHFQEDPFVIFRLRGKSRTELLEQLSCYRRLNPELLANYDQSLLVDCMAIAVDAKEDTATPKPQKQTKAEQQDTISRFWQYRTDLSATLPAIAPPDNPLQQIERLGDLPLNYEVAKEIKQTLTQIYLTASQGTLVQMMGAGE; encoded by the coding sequence ATGACAGAGGTTCAAATTGAGCAACGGCAATGGTGGGTGGATCGATGGCTGGAACTATTGGATTCCTACCGTTTTAAGAAGCGTCTGGAACGGGCCAGAAATTATGCCAGGGAAGGCAATGTGCTCAGTTTGCAGTTTGTTGAGAGTCAATTAACTGCTCTAGTGCAGGGCACTGAGGTGGAGCCTTATCAGGTTACCCTGGGTTTGGATTGCTTCAGTGATGAGGATTGGCATTATGTGGTGGCAACCCTAGCGCAACAAGCCCTGTACGCGGCCCAATTACTAAGTGGGGCGATGCCTCCAAGTATTGAACAGGTATTTGTTCAGAATGGTTTAAATTTATTTCCCTTTACCCTGGGGGAAATCCACTCCCGTTGTACCTGTCCAGATCAGGCTAACCCCTGTAAGCATATCGGTGCGGTGTACTATCAGCTAGCGGATCATTTCCAAGAAGATCCTTTTGTCATTTTCCGTTTACGGGGCAAAAGTCGTACTGAGTTACTGGAGCAGCTAAGTTGTTATCGACGGCTCAATCCGGAACTACTGGCCAACTATGATCAGAGCCTTTTAGTAGACTGCATGGCGATCGCCGTGGATGCGAAGGAAGACACTGCAACGCCAAAGCCCCAAAAACAAACTAAAGCGGAGCAACAAGATACCATCAGCAGATTTTGGCAGTACAGGACTGATTTATCCGCTACATTGCCGGCGATCGCCCCGCCAGATAATCCCTTGCAACAGATTGAACGTCTTGGGGATCTGCCGTTAAACTACGAAGTCGCAAAGGAAATCAAACAGACATTGACGCAAATCTACCTAACGGCCAGCCAGGGTACCCTAGTTCAAATGATGGGTGCCGGGGAGTGA
- a CDS encoding META domain-containing protein yields MGGLALAPVGKTQLFFPINSVQAMETATPQQLQDTTWYISDWPSSPVPGSAPITLQFIGDRLSGTGGCNNFNGSYTGDGGSLTIGPALATTRKACAEEVMAQEQKFLQLLSQVTAYNIGNNGQLTLTYLGDGKEGTITFIPASQYSVLHNTQWQLVTMAGVEPLTNEATARMPQLEFLGDRLAGTGGCNRLMGQFTIDGEILTVDDRMASTMMACSEPLMEQEQQFIQALVNAQKYEILTSGELVIEYLNDGETKQLVFKALTVDGSTQENKNDQDVSSYGQSGQTDGVEKIIFVAPAKVACTGVAPMECLQIKEGNPDQSWKFHYGSIVGFEYEPGYYYQLRVLETTVPNPPADASAKTWTLVAVESKNPQ; encoded by the coding sequence ATGGGCGGATTGGCATTGGCCCCTGTGGGTAAGACCCAACTTTTTTTCCCCATCAATTCTGTTCAGGCCATGGAAACAGCTACGCCCCAACAACTCCAGGATACTACTTGGTATATTAGCGACTGGCCTAGCTCTCCAGTGCCGGGCAGTGCTCCCATTACGTTGCAATTCATCGGCGATCGCCTGAGTGGGACGGGGGGCTGTAACAATTTTAACGGTAGCTACACCGGTGATGGCGGCAGTTTAACCATTGGCCCAGCTTTGGCCACAACTAGAAAAGCCTGCGCGGAAGAGGTTATGGCCCAAGAACAAAAGTTTTTACAACTGCTCAGCCAGGTTACAGCCTACAACATTGGCAACAATGGACAACTGACACTAACTTACCTTGGGGATGGCAAAGAGGGCACTATTACTTTTATTCCCGCCAGTCAGTACAGCGTTCTCCACAACACCCAATGGCAACTGGTGACCATGGCCGGTGTGGAACCTCTTACCAACGAAGCCACAGCAAGAATGCCCCAGCTTGAGTTCCTTGGCGATCGCCTGGCGGGCACAGGGGGCTGTAATCGGTTGATGGGGCAATTCACCATTGATGGAGAAATTTTGACCGTAGATGACCGCATGGCTTCCACCATGATGGCCTGCTCCGAACCTTTAATGGAACAGGAACAGCAATTTATCCAAGCCTTAGTTAATGCCCAGAAATATGAAATTTTGACTAGCGGAGAATTGGTCATTGAGTATCTCAATGATGGAGAAACGAAGCAGTTAGTTTTTAAAGCTCTAACGGTGGACGGGTCAACCCAGGAAAACAAGAACGATCAAGATGTTTCTTCCTACGGGCAATCTGGACAAACGGACGGGGTGGAAAAAATTATTTTTGTTGCCCCTGCCAAAGTTGCTTGTACCGGCGTTGCCCCGATGGAATGCTTACAGATCAAAGAAGGGAACCCTGACCAGAGTTGGAAATTCCATTATGGTTCCATCGTTGGTTTTGAGTATGAACCAGGCTATTACTATCAACTTCGGGTTCTAGAAACTACAGTGCCCAATCCCCCCGCAGACGCCAGTGCTAAAACCTGGACTTTGGTAGCGGTGGAGAGCAAAAATCCCCAGTAA
- a CDS encoding DUF3370 domain-containing protein, giving the protein MLPLLSPMMLAQIVTAPIQPIEADYIVQPQEIRPLPGQLDQIPVFNSNSPEVVEGEGILLSTFPTDRKYYPNAHLNKALNGRFDFFSHHIARPRDSRTLYQGVLMGNPTDRTITVRILQGGSYLTGPDAPFINLAPTVEDPHGQFYSGPGSKLMSQLLRGNTQAGFPSQVIIPPGQTRLLFSLPINRSSARSTYLRLQSDGPIYMANLAMYAVPEYTPVVDTASAGANLPTPSVTYRAPNLDNWQAMLYRGYLAYPRDLAPTPPDQIRPGAPRTPIYGRVAGISQGASWQATLLDGPRAQFLSIPQRGRAFSYPLSTVSVGTYATQQVQSAPMLARYPDTAYLAHGNYGVHYQLKLPLKNVTNNRQSVSLTLQTPIKQDQYNDRLFFMRQPSGQVFFRGTVRVSYVDNQNQLQQRFFHLTQRRGEMSNPLITLNMQPGEQREVTVDLMYPPDATPPQVLTVKTEELYYGSLSSPR; this is encoded by the coding sequence ATGCTCCCACTGCTTTCCCCCATGATGTTGGCTCAAATAGTTACTGCCCCCATCCAGCCAATCGAAGCAGATTATATTGTTCAGCCGCAGGAAATAAGACCTTTGCCGGGGCAACTTGACCAGATTCCCGTTTTTAACAGTAATAGTCCAGAAGTGGTGGAGGGGGAAGGAATTCTACTCTCCACCTTTCCCACCGACCGCAAATATTACCCCAACGCCCACCTCAACAAGGCCCTCAACGGTCGTTTTGACTTTTTCTCCCACCATATCGCCCGGCCAAGGGATTCCCGCACCCTTTACCAAGGAGTGTTAATGGGCAACCCCACCGACAGAACCATCACTGTCCGGATTCTCCAGGGCGGTAGTTACCTCACTGGGCCCGATGCCCCCTTTATTAACTTAGCCCCCACCGTAGAAGACCCCCACGGACAGTTCTATTCTGGCCCTGGCTCTAAACTCATGAGTCAATTATTACGGGGCAACACCCAAGCTGGCTTTCCCAGTCAAGTTATTATTCCTCCGGGGCAAACCCGACTGCTATTTTCCCTACCCATTAACCGGAGCAGTGCCCGTTCCACCTATCTCCGACTCCAGAGCGACGGCCCCATTTACATGGCGAACCTTGCTATGTACGCTGTGCCGGAATATACCCCAGTGGTAGATACTGCCAGCGCTGGTGCCAATCTACCTACCCCTTCAGTGACCTACCGGGCCCCCAATTTAGACAACTGGCAAGCAATGCTATATCGGGGTTATTTGGCTTACCCCAGGGACTTAGCCCCCACCCCCCCAGATCAAATCCGGCCTGGAGCCCCCAGAACCCCCATTTATGGACGGGTGGCCGGCATTTCCCAGGGCGCATCCTGGCAGGCAACTCTATTGGATGGCCCCAGAGCCCAGTTCCTGAGCATTCCCCAACGGGGTAGAGCTTTTTCCTATCCCCTCAGCACCGTCAGCGTTGGCACCTACGCTACCCAACAGGTACAAAGTGCTCCCATGCTTGCTCGCTATCCCGATACAGCTTACCTTGCCCACGGAAACTACGGCGTTCATTACCAGTTGAAACTGCCACTCAAAAATGTGACCAATAATAGACAGAGCGTTTCCCTGACCCTGCAAACCCCCATCAAACAGGATCAGTACAATGATCGCTTATTTTTCATGCGCCAACCTAGTGGCCAGGTCTTCTTTCGGGGGACAGTGCGGGTTAGCTATGTGGATAATCAAAACCAACTGCAACAAAGATTTTTCCACCTCACCCAACGACGGGGAGAAATGAGTAATCCCCTCATTACCCTCAATATGCAACCAGGGGAACAACGGGAAGTGACGGTGGACTTGATGTATCCCCCCGATGCCACCCCGCCTCAGGTGCTAACGGTGAAAACAGAGGAGCTTTACTACGGCAGTTTATCCTCCCCTAGGTAA
- a CDS encoding bifunctional nuclease family protein translates to MIEMRVAGIALDAVSRSPIVLLKDGSERRALPIYISQDQARSIIAAIENQKPSRPLTHDLMVNLLTAWEVELKKIIIHSLQDNTFYAVLSCAQGDQVKEIDCRPSDAISLALRMDSPIWVMEEVLADASIPVDRDADEEERQAFRDFLDNVSPETLIKQARLSSDSFEAESDS, encoded by the coding sequence ATGATTGAGATGAGAGTAGCTGGCATTGCCCTCGATGCGGTGAGTCGCAGTCCCATCGTATTGCTCAAGGATGGATCTGAACGGCGGGCCTTGCCCATCTACATCAGCCAAGACCAAGCCCGGTCAATCATTGCGGCCATAGAAAATCAAAAACCGAGCCGTCCCCTTACCCACGATTTAATGGTGAATTTGCTCACCGCCTGGGAAGTGGAACTAAAAAAAATTATCATCCATTCCCTGCAAGACAATACCTTTTATGCTGTGTTGTCCTGTGCCCAGGGGGATCAAGTTAAAGAAATTGATTGTCGTCCCAGTGATGCCATTTCCCTCGCCTTGAGGATGGACAGTCCCATTTGGGTGATGGAAGAAGTGTTGGCCGATGCTTCCATTCCGGTGGACCGGGATGCGGACGAGGAGGAAAGACAAGCTTTCCGTGATTTTCTTGACAATGTTAGTCCAGAGACTTTAATTAAGCAGGCTCGCCTCAGTTCCGACAGCTTTGAAGCAGAATCCGATAGTTAA